A stretch of the Salarias fasciatus chromosome 3, fSalaFa1.1, whole genome shotgun sequence genome encodes the following:
- the LOC115386191 gene encoding E3 ubiquitin-protein ligase TRIM50: MSDGESAGAAAPSAGIHSLLQDGLGLSPLDYHQSTPVQPFPRSPKLQRKAAKAAAPSQEQLVRRLEELQAEGSRTEAHLRSLKKRRADLSETTEAMKQQVRDRFESLHRVLRQDEQDVLDSLELDLRGTRAKLDQVLRDWEQHRDQVRRGISCMEAALSRSPDAREDGESQDSPGPKRPDASEEGIRLNEDRFQRLLRTLSSISRTLRAQLERKTLLLDWSSVALDRQTSHWQLEVSPDGRSACFSAAAAAAPAAQRPLQFDRVCCALGSAPLAAARSYWEVDVRCCGAWAVGVAYARLDRKGRDKGAKLGRNRNSWCVELRGGSLAAWHNDRHVACRGAGRAPPGRVGVWVNYERGQLVFYDADAMAELQRFSAAVTPVFDRAHHQFTEPLYPAVRLLRPPQTQAWPNHLQLCPPEAAL, from the exons ATGTCTGACGGAGAGTCCGCCGGCGCAGCGGCGCCCTCTGCAGGCatccacagcctgctgcaggacGGCCTGGGCCTCTCGCCGCTGGACTACCACCAGAGCACACCCGTCCAGCCCTTCCCTCGCTCGCCCAAGCTCCAGAGGAAGGCGGCTAAAGCTGCGGCGCCCTCTCAG gagcagctggtgaggcgactggaggagctgcaggccgagGGGTCCAGGACCGAGGCCCACCTCCGGTCCCTGAAGAAACGCCGAGCGGACCTGTCT GAAACCACGGAGGCCATGAAGCAGCAGGTCCGGGACCGCTTCGAGAGCCTGCACCGCGTCCTCCGGCAGGACGAGCAGGACGTCCTGGACtccctggagctggacctgagaGGCACCAGGGCCAAGCTGGACCAGGTCCTGAGGGACTGGGAGCAGCACCGGGACCAGGTCCGCCGGGGCATCAGCTGTATGGAGGCCGCTCTGAGCAGGAGCCCCGACGCCAGGGAGGACGGCGAG AGCCAGGACTCCCCGGGTCCCAAAAGGCCCGACGCCTCAGAGGAGGGGATCCGGCTGAACGAGGACCGGTTCCAGAGGCTCCTGAGGACTCTGTCGTCCATCTCCAGGACCCTGAGGGCCCAGCTGGAGAGGAAGACGCTCCTGTTAG ACTGGAGCAGCGTGGCTCTGGACCGGCAGACCAGCCACTGGCAGCTGGAGGTGAGTCCCGACGGCCGGAGCGCCTGcttctccgccgccgccgccgccgccccggccGCGCAGCGCCCGCTGCAGTTCGACCGGGTGTGCTGCGCCCTGGGCTCCGCCCCCCTGGCCGCCGCCCGGAGCTACTGGGAGGTGGACGTCCGCTGCTGCGGCGCCTGGGCGGTGGGCGTGGCCTACGCCCGCCTGGACAGGAAGGGCCGCGACAAGGGCGCCAAGCTGGGCCGCAACAGGAACTCCTGGTGCGTGGAGCTGCGCGGCGGCAGCCTGGCGGCGTGGCACAACGACCGGCACGTGGCCTGCCGGGGCGCGGGCCGGGCGCCGCCGGGCcgggtgggggtgtgggtgAACTACGAGCGCGGCCAGCTGGTGTTCTACGACGCCGACGCCATGGCCGAGCTGCAGAGGTTCTCCGCCGCCGTGACGCCCGTGTTCGACCGGGCGCACCACCAGTTCACCGAGCCGCTGTACCCCGCCGTGCGCCTGCTCCGACCGCCGCAGACCCAGGCCTGGCccaaccacctgcagctctGCCCCCCCGAGGCGGCGCTCTGA